In one Babylonia areolata isolate BAREFJ2019XMU chromosome 12, ASM4173473v1, whole genome shotgun sequence genomic region, the following are encoded:
- the LOC143287877 gene encoding uncharacterized protein LOC143287877, translating to MADVTEDTGQKHHSVARLLVHVLSESVVPDSKDHSTVDPVTKDQSTVEPVTKDQSTFVTAFKLSVGFIIVVVVAVVVYFIHRRKKSQEETRQREEERWSSDSVQDESPIVPDELISAGETQELTSEVTESSADPSAFENESEVDYDNEYETKSHFDYFP from the exons ATGGCTGAT GTGACCGAAGACACAGGCCAAAAACACCACTCCGTTGCCAGACTTCTGGTGCACGTGCTCTCCGAGTCTGTGGTGCCTGATTCAAAGGATCATAGCACCGTGGATCCTGTGACAAAGGATCAGAGCACCGTGGAGCCTGTGACAAAGGATCAGAGCACCTTTGTGACCGCTTTCAAGCTGTCTGTGGGCTTCATCATCGTGGTCGTGGTGGCAGTGGTTGTGTACTTCATTCACAGGCGGAAGAAGAGTCAAGAAGAGACAAGGCAGCGGGAGGAGGAACGTTGGAGCTCGGACAGTGTTCAGGATGAGTCTCCGATCGTGCCAG ATGAACTGATCTCTGCAGGAGAAACCCAGGAGCTGACCTCGGAAGTGACAGAGTCGTCTGCAGACCCCTCAGCGTTTGAAAATGAGTCTGAAGTGGATTATGACAACGAATATGAAACGAAGAGTCATTTTGATTATTTTCCTTGA